TTTGAGAGGTCGATAAAGCTTTTAGATTTGGAGATGTTTTCAGGGGAGCCATTTCCTGCGGCTAAGAGTTGTTAATGGAGCTTAAGGAATTATCTTATGAGTCGGGCTGTGAGAGCAGTTTATTTCTCCGCTGCTGTTCCCTTGTCGAGTCTGAATATGCTGCTGTCAAAGTCGCTTAATGAAAAGTAACGCGTCGCTGATTACAGTTTTATTTGGGCTGTATGTAAAGAGCCGGTAATTTCGCGTCTTCTCCTCTGTGTGCTTGGATTTGCTATGGCTGAATGATTAAGAGTCTCTCAGTTTCTAAGTCGGCCTCTTTCTTATTCTTTATTCATCTCGGCAAATCCTTCTTCTTCTGCCGGATCCATGCAGCTCTATGAGATGTAGCCTGTAATATAGGCTATTAGTTTATGGCCGCATATATGATATCATCTTATTGCTTTCTACCATCTTTTATGGGCTGGAAGAAATGTTCTCCTCTTTGCTGTGGTTCATAGGTTATTATTTAAGCTATTCCTTTATATGCAAATGTCTCTTAGCTTGATAAAATTCTATAATATAAGCTATTCCCTTTATAATTCGGCATATAGGCTTTTATTTATAGGCACCCAACTTTCTTAGGTGTGCTTATAATATAGCCAAATCCATTGCATCCATGTAGTAGCAGAAAATCCAATATATTAACCTATTTATAAATTATTCGTACACATCTATCAATCTCTACATCTCAGGTTAGGAGTTTCCAAGCAGCCATCTTTAAGTATAATGGATGCTTTAGCTTATATGAATTACTGAACAAGATATTTATTTAGAAAGATATATTTTCTAGCTATATGAATTTTGTATGTGACCCTGAACATTATTATACAATAAAGCCATAATATCAGGTTATTTTATAGGAAATATCTTCTTTATGAAATACTGACATGTAATTCTATCATATAGTTGGTTTTATACAGTTATATAACTTGAATAATATCTAACCTTAATAAGTGAAAAAAGATTCTATAATACAACACAATGCTAAACTGATGTTATATGACTTTTATTCAGAAAGTAATATCCATTGTTTCCGTATATAAAATGTCTGTTGGCTACATGTTGTAAATGTACAGGCTGAATTTAGCAGCAGAAGACTCATGTCCATTAATTGAAGTGGGACAGGCCGATGGGCCATAGGAGATCATTCACACAGCACTGGCTTTTAAATCAATAAAATCCCACTGGTTTAATTTGAGAATCTGTTTTACCTTAAATAATATTGCCATATTCTAACTGACAGTGTTCAGCGAAGTGGGTAAGGAAATAAATGTATCCAGTTTATTAACATCTACTAGTATTACCGGGCTCCTTATTAAATAGTGTACTGCACCTTGGCTCAGCATCACAAGGGGTTTAGAAAGTAATCTCAGCATGAACTATCATAGTCTTATAAGGAAAGCAATAAGAGTTAGGGCAGTGAACAATCATACAGTCGTACAGGCCCATTACTAGCAAACACTGAGGATGACTGGAGCATTAGCAAAGAATGAACCCATTAAACCCATTGTAAGACAGTAATGGCTGGATCGTACAGAGCCTTGTCTCAGCTATATTCTACAGATAGCGGTGTAACAATGTAGATGATAGATGTATAGATACCTAGAAATAGATTAGATACATAGGCAGATAAATAGTGAAAGGTAATGGTTTCAGAGGAAACAAACTGTCTTGCCCATTTATATTGCCGTTTTTATGACAATGTATAGATAATCTATatattcatattatatatattatatatattgtgccACCGAGAGTACACAGGGTGACGCTAGACCTTGTAATGTCCTGACAGTCATCTGCACATGCAGTTGGTGTTAGTTGCTTGGTGCTGGCTGGGTCAGCAGCAGCATTAACATTCCTCCTTGGCCTAGCAGCCTCCAGCAGCCCTTTTCCCCCAGGAGAAAACACTTTTGCTATTACTGTCAAGTCCCCTTGACTCTCTTTTTGCCCTTTTATCTATTACAAGAAATTCGAGTTCTCCTGCCCTTTTCACTTCAAGACGTGGCTGTGTGTAAAGCCTCCCCCTGTACTGAGATCACAAGCTACAGATCCTCCAGAAATTGAGGGGTTTACTGTCAAAATGAAAATTTCACTTCAAATTATCTTGGCTGATGCACGTTTTCCAGGGCCGGGGGCTCCTCTCTCAGCCTTTTGACAGCTAGATCAGCGAAGAGGTTCAGTGATCTCGATAATATCATCCAGGAGAGCGAAAGTCAATACAATGACAGCTTATATGACTGCATACAATCCAATTACAGCTACctgtacacacacagtgcaaagaAGCTGATCTACTGCTACCAGCCACATTCTTTAATTGCCACTCACAAGAACATGGAAATAAGTCTTTCCAAATCAATGTATCCATGTCAGTAGAAAGAAATCAAagaaattatacatatatatatatatatatatatatatatatatatatatatatatatatattataattatctctatcctatctatccatAAGTCTCTTATTCTTATATCTTATatccaagttaaaaaaaaaattctttcaagTCATTCCtgtaaaaaaaagagagagagagagagagagagagagagagagagagagagagagagagagaactagAAGGAACACTGCAGCCATTCTTTGTTTCTCTTGACTGCACTCTTATTTTAATGTCAGAAAGAGTAAATCATCTATCCTGAAGTGTTGAAATATTCATGCAGGTTCATGGAGACCCCATAGAAGCTTAGGGAAGCATTAGGCTCAAAACGGTGGTAAAAACATCACTTTAAAAGATGTGAAGCCATTGTTAGCCTCATCTATACAGTATTAACTTAAAGAAATGCTAGAAAATAAGAGGTCCCACTTACCCAATTGTAATGCATAGTTAGACACTGAAATGGTTGTAGGCTATACAGTACGTTTTAAAGTAATATGGAGAATATATTTAAGGAGATTAAACAGGTCTTGTGTCATGATGAATTCTACCTATGTATAGCTATAGGTATAGCTATAGGTCTATGTATATCTATGTATACCTACGTATCTATCTTAGGTCCACCACTCAGTTCTAGCAAACACTCCCCATCTTCCTGTGGCAAACAGACAGACTTGTATCTCTGAAACAGACCATTTATTGGAGTGAACAAATAGAAATGTCATTTCTGTACATCCAACATACTGTATGTGCATTGTGTAAACTGGAAAAGCAGTGCCTTGTGAATCACTAACAAATAAAACTTCTGGATGGCTCATGTACTAGTCTAGCATGCTGTTCAGATGAGAAAACCTCCCATTGGaactttttagttgttttttgtaAACTTCTCGCTTGTAAACAGCAATGACTCCAACACATAGCATAGTCCGTGCTTTACACATCGATATAAATAATCGTCACAACACTGAGACTTCTTAAGAAAAGATCATTTAAACAAATATGAACGCCTCAACAAATAATCTGAAACATCAGTCCATTAAATGGGACAGAAAACCGATGTGCTGTTAGATCCTCTGCTAGAAAGTCTCATATATTCATAAACTACTTTATAATATGTTATGAGCAGAACATCTTGCTTCCAGACTTAGGAAATGTAATGAACTCCTTATTACTGTCCTGTCCTTTAGTCATATTAGTTGGGTTCCCAACAGAGCGTCCTAAAGAGCCAGCTTCAAGAATGGTTCCTTTGTTGGTGGCCCAAGAAACCGTAGTGTTGGTGAGAGCCTGGTTTAAAGTACTGTGTCTGAACAAGGGGTCATGAAAAACCCCATCAACCCAATTTCTGAGACTCGTTACAGGAGAATCCTGTCGCCTGTCAATAACACAAACTGGAGTGGACACagcagaagaggaagaggaggacgagGATGAAGACGGTGAGGACACTCCTTGGTGTTTTAACATGCAGGAGGAATATTCAGTTTGATTTAAGGAAGTAGCAGTGTGAGCCAAAGACCAGATTCTTGGTTTGGAGTCGAGTAGTTGTTGGCTTTGCTGCTGAAAGCACAGTTTGGATTCACAGCCTCTTTGTCTTACCCTCATTAAATCTTGGTCACATTCGTCAACAACACTTTTTAGGCAATTCTTAGCCCTATCCAGTTCTTGGTCTACTGAAGAAACTGCAAGTGGCATTTTCAGAATAGCATCTTTGCAGTGGTCACTGGCACAATCTCTGGTCCGCATTGGGTGTCCTTCTTGTTGGGACTGGTGATGAAATGGTTGTTTTAACTCACATTCAGAATTTTCAGACTCTATTGTGTCAAAATCATCAAGGTCACTGAGGTCTAGGTCTTTGTCTTGGTCTTTGGTTTCCTCTGTTAAGAAAAAATACAAGGGGGCAATTAAAATTCTTTGTTCCCACATCGAACATTTATTCTGTACAAAGAATCGTAGCTGAGCAGATCTATGCTGTTCCTGGGATGTATGGTCACCATAAGAGTCAGAAGACTGGATACCATAATAACATAACATGATACTTAGTCTTATAAGATGGTGTTTATACATTTATCTAAAATTGTGCAAAGAGAACAAACCTTCAAACTTCTTCTCGTTCTTGATGTCCTTTGAAGATTCGTCTTCCTCatcttcatcatcttcatcataaGGTCGTTTCTCATCAGAACATTTGTTTCTTGGTGGCCAGGTCATCTTGTTCTCTTTCTTGAGTCTCCTCCTGGCGTTGGCAAACCACGTGGACACTTGAGTGAGGGTCATCTTGGTGATAATGGCCAGCATGATCTTCTCACCCTTAGTGGGATAAGGGTTTTTTCTGTGCTCCTGTAACCATGCCTTCAAGGTGCTGGTGGTTTCACGAGTAGCATTCTTCCTGCGAGTCCCTCCATCCATGGTTCCATACCTGATGGAACACAACAATgctaatatattacatatacctTCAATATAACAAATTAAAAATCTCCATAGAAATGTAATAGAATGTAAAGCATTGCAATAAAGACAATATTAAGGTAACGTATGGAGTGTATAGTTACTGTCTCACAAGGTGCACGTCATATTTCCGAGGATAGCATGCATTAGAATGACCTGGGGATATAACTGTTAATATAAATATTTCCTTTCCTGCTCCTTTATTAGCTATGGCTCAGGCTTTTGTTGATGAAATTGTAAAAACGTATAAAGACAGTGGATTGCAGCTGAATATTTAATGCACACTATACTGAAAGGTCACCGGCACCCATGTGGTCTTAAAAAAAGGTTGAGATGGCTTAAGTGGTTTTGTGCTGCTTTAGGGATAATAGAAGCAGCAAGGTAAAACCGTTTTAAATCCCTTCAGGGCAAGGGGATGCAAAGCTTTGGGTAGAGCTGAATGCTGGAGCATGTGAGCTTCACCTAATACAAAGATATAGAATGGAAGGTGAGAAGCTGCCGATTGCTGGGCATACACATTGGGATTTATGTCACAACCACTAAGGTGCAATTAATACAGCACTATCCATTAAACTGAGAGTCACTGACTTATATACAGTGTTCTAGGCTATATGTAGAATATATGATTCCTGGTTGAGAAAGAAGCCAAAATGGAAGGaaataataaatgttataataTTTGCTATAATTTGTAAGCAAACAACCTGGCAAAGTAAGATCAGGGATACAGGAACAGCAAACACAATGTTCACTGTCATAATAAATATCAAGAATTTACCATAGTAACAAATCTACAACTTGGTTCAGAAATTTCCACTAATTAGTGAAATGTGCATATTGAGCTAATAATCTCATACTGGACAACATGCCTTTCTAAGATCAGAGATGAGATCACTTTCCCTTGTATGCTAGCTAAGTATTGGCAAACATTAAATCAATGTGATTAATCCACATAGACCTTTTTCTGCCAATTTgttgggacattttttttttaaattaaattcccAATGCAAAATATCACTTGGCCCAAAGTTTTGTATTGTCACCACAAAGATTTTCTGGCTGCAAAATCTCAATCTGCAAAATCAAGTGCATGATCACAGTGAGGAGGAGTTTGTATGGAATGAGGGTTAAGCAAGCATAGTGCCACTCCATTCAGTGTTGCTTATCATTGTCAGTCCCATATTCTTCAAATGGAATGGTGCATGCTTGAATGCCTCACAATTTAACCAATTTAATGTATAATCATAATTTAGAATAATTGCATTTTAGTTATTACCAATTTGAGGGATTTGTGGTTCAAATCTgtccaaaataatttaaaaccagTGTTATACCCCCTTCATTCTCAAGATCAGTGgctgtctaagggtccattcatacagaggGAAATGacgctttatttggcactgaatattcagtgctgaaaaaaaagcctctaattgacttcaatgggtgcctctaggttttttttttacactagtggaattttctgctagtgtaaaattccgctagtggaaaaaaaagctagcagaaaccattgaaatcaaggggaggcTTTTAATGAGCACTTAAAATTTAGTGCCAAATAAagagccattttcctctgtgttaaTGGACTTAAGGGTCCAGACTCCACAATCTTAATGGAATGGCATTTACTAATGGTATAAGCTGTGAAACAccttcaggccggggccccacgggacgtaaacgccgcgatttgcccgcggtggagacgctgcgggaaaaatagcgccgttttacagtgcaagcaaaggggatgggattcatgcgaatcccatgcccactttgcggaaaaaaactcagtgcggacacgctgcgatttgcaaagccgttgcgtctttgcaaatctcagcatgtcaattatatatacggaaactccggcggctttcccgtagatataatgttagatataatgttaagagaaaatcatcagaggaaaacgctgtgaactttctcttaaaagcgctgcggaaagaatgcagcggttctttctgcagtgctttagtgctgcgattacggcccgttaagccttaggttaaggccctacgtagcatcccacagcaaaaaagcaatacCTCATGATTTTTCCAGCAGACCTTTCGACAAAAAGTTTACAGAgctttcctctacggactttctgcttcaataatacctatagggaacccgccagcatttctgtaggtataattgacatgctgtattttccaaaaccgcagtggttttggaaattgcagcatggctGTTGTGTGCATTCTATTGCAGTGTGAGGATGcgattcattagaatcccatctactacacagttactgtaaaacgctgcgttttcttCCGCAGCGTTTCTGCCGCGGGCAAACCACAGCATTTGCAACATGAGGGGCCCTGCCCTCAGGCTAAAGCCccgttttgctgtagttttttttaaaattaaagtcaggactggattgagcagaagggagaagtataagagcttcctctttattttccattccttttgttgccACTACTGGattcagctgaaaaaaaaaacaaggagctTTTCCACAAGTATAGCCATAACTGAACTTATTTTTCTTAATAAGAATCAGCTACAC
This genomic stretch from Leptodactylus fuscus isolate aLepFus1 chromosome 4, aLepFus1.hap2, whole genome shotgun sequence harbors:
- the IRX4 gene encoding iroquois-class homeodomain protein IRX-4, which produces MSYPQFGYPYSSTPQFLMTTNSLSTCCESSGRSLSDPAAAASAQTPVYCPVYESRLLATARHELNSAAALGVYGTPYTGSQGYGNYVTYGTDASAFYTLNTFDSKDGTGSAHAGITQTAAYYPYDHTLSQYQYDRYGTMDGGTRRKNATRETTSTLKAWLQEHRKNPYPTKGEKIMLAIITKMTLTQVSTWFANARRRLKKENKMTWPPRNKCSDEKRPYDEDDEDEEDESSKDIKNEKKFEEETKDQDKDLDLSDLDDFDTIESENSECELKQPFHHQSQQEGHPMRTRDCASDHCKDAILKMPLAVSSVDQELDRAKNCLKSVVDECDQDLMRVRQRGCESKLCFQQQSQQLLDSKPRIWSLAHTATSLNQTEYSSCMLKHQGVSSPSSSSSSSSSSAVSTPVCVIDRRQDSPVTSLRNWVDGVFHDPLFRHSTLNQALTNTTVSWATNKGTILEAGSLGRSVGNPTNMTKGQDSNKEFITFPKSGSKMFCS